The DNA segment ACCTTCCGTGACGGCGACGGCGACGGCGACATCGACCCCGGCACCGGAAACCACGGCATCGGCAACCACGGCCGCCGCGTCGGCGTCATCGGCGCCTCCCGCGTCGGCCGCCGGCTGATCCACCTCCTGCGCCCCTTCGACGTGCGCGTCAGCCTCACCGACCCCTACGTCGACCCGACCGAAGCCGCCCGCCTCGGCGTCCCCCTGCTGCCCCTGGACGACCTGCTGCGCACCTCCGACATCGTCACCCTGCACGCCCCGGACACCGCCGAGGCCCGGCATCTTCTCGGCGCCCGGGAACTGGCCCTGATGCCCACCGGATCGGTGCTCGTGAACACCGCGCGCGGCGCCCTCGTCGACCACGACGCCCTGACCGGGGAACTGCGCGCCGGACGCCTGAGCGCCGTCCTCGACGTGACGGACCCCGAACCCCTGCCCCCGGATTCCCCCCTCTTCGACCTCCCCAACGCCGTCATCACCCCGCACGTCGCCGGATCCCAGGGCAACGAACTCGCCCGCCTGGGCCTGACTGTCGTACAGGAGGCCGAACGGCTGGTGTCCGGCAGCGCTCTGGCGCACGCGGTCGACCCCGCCGTGCTGGAACACTCCGCGTGACGGACGCCCGCGTGCACCCGACACAAGGCCACGTGCGCCCGACGGAAGCCCGTGTGCGCCGACGGGCGGCGGGGCCGGATCCCAGGGGGCCGGCGCGGGCCCGCGGCCCCTCGCCTCAGCGCCCCGCCCGTACGGACGGGCCGGTGGCGGGGCGGGTCCCCGTGTAGCTGGTGAGCAGCATGTCCCGGTGGCCCGGGAGGCCGTCGTCCCGCGGCAGTACAGGCGTCACGTCGTGCAGCACGCGCGCGTCGTCGGCGTACAGGCTGTCGAGCCGGGCGGTGTACGTGCGCCGGACGAGCAGGGAGCCGCCCGGGTCGTAGACCTCGCTGGCGCCGCCGACGACGTTCTCACGGTCCATGTGGTGCAGGGCGATGTAGTCGAATCCGTCCCGGTGTCTGCCTTCGGGGGAGGGCAGGGTCGCGGTTCCTCCCGAGGTGACGACACGGATGACGTGGACCTCGACCGACCAGACCTCGGGTACGGTCCGCGCGCATCTGCCGAAGATCTCGGCATTCGCGCGCACGAGACCGCGCAGGAACCGGTTCTCCGCCTGGTCGTCGAGGAGCGGCGCGAAGTGCCGGACCATGCCTCCGGTGAGCGGGTTCGCCTCCTTCGACTGGAGGTAGCCGCCGGCCGTGTCCCGGGTCAGCGCGCCGGTCCGGGTGTCGAGCAGGAAGCGGGCGTGTCTGCGGCGGCGGTACACGGCGCCGTCCGGCAGATACCGGTCCGTGGGCAGCTCCCGCCATGCTCGCGCGAAGTCGGCCAGGGACCTGGCGTGTGCGCTGTCGAGCCGGAACCGGCTTCCACCGACGAAGTGGAATCCCCGCGCCCCGATCTGGTGAGCGACGTCGGCCGTCACCTCTATACCCGGCACCGTCAACTCTGCGGCTCCTGCGGTGTTCCGGGACCTGCCGCCGCCGGTGGCCCGGGTGGCTTGTCCGGGGCGTCGGCCCCGGGACCGGGTGTCGTCGGACGGGGGATCGTGGTGCCCGTGAACGACGTCTCCGAGAAGTAGAGTTCGGTGATCGTGGGATGCCAGGCGAGATGGTCGAGGTGGTACTTCCGGAGCGCCGGGCTGAGCCGGAACATCTGGCCCACGTAGTCGGCCCACGCCTGCCGGTCGGCCTCGGTGATGCCCTCGCGCCGGTGCCAGATCCATTCGAAGACGTCCAGCATGAGTTCGGCGACCGCCTGGACGCGGTTGGAGTTCGGATCGCCCTCGGTCAGCTCTTTGCCGTCGTAGAAGTACGGGCGCACCTCCGGGTGTTCCACGAACACCCGGTTGACCTCCATGAACAGGTCCGTCCCCGCGTGGTACGAGGTGGTCTCGTGCGTCTTCGCCGACACGCGGGTCGCCATCCAGGCGGCGATCACCGAAACGAGGACCGCCACAAATGAAATCGCGTCCGAGGCGTCCACTGTCTCCGACTCCCCCTGGCCGTTTCGGTCGGCGGCCGGCACCGGGCGGGCCGCCGAACATCTCATGCCTCGTCAGAATGTCAATGATCACGGGAGCGCACAAGACCGGTTCCGTCGCCCGGGACGCGCCAGGCGCCGTGAGCCGGGCGGGACTTCGGGACAGTCCTCAGTACCGCCACCGGGTGGCGCGGACCACTTCTTCCGGGGACTGTCCGTCGAAGAGCGCGGCCTCCGCCCGTCGTACCGCGAGCACCGCCTCGAACAGACCGTCTCCCATGGCCCGGCGCAGCGTCCGGGACGCCTCGTAGTGCCCGATGGCCTCCGGCAGCGTCGACGGCAGCCTCCGTACCCCCCCTTCCGCGAGGGTCTCGGCGGAGGCGGTGGCGGGATCGGAGGTGAACTCGGGCGGCAGCCGCAGCCCCGCACCGACACCAGCCAGCCCGGCAGCGATCACGGATCCGACCACCAGATAGGGGTTCGCGGCCAGGTCGAAGCACTTGACCTCCGCGTTGGCCGCGGTGCCGCGCTGGTGCGGCATGCCCGTGACGAACCGGACCGCCGCCTCCCGGTTCTCCCAGCCCCAGCACTGGTAGG comes from the Streptomyces sp. NBC_00820 genome and includes:
- a CDS encoding 2OG-Fe dioxygenase family protein; translated protein: MPGIEVTADVAHQIGARGFHFVGGSRFRLDSAHARSLADFARAWRELPTDRYLPDGAVYRRRRHARFLLDTRTGALTRDTAGGYLQSKEANPLTGGMVRHFAPLLDDQAENRFLRGLVRANAEIFGRCARTVPEVWSVEVHVIRVVTSGGTATLPSPEGRHRDGFDYIALHHMDRENVVGGASEVYDPGGSLLVRRTYTARLDSLYADDARVLHDVTPVLPRDDGLPGHRDMLLTSYTGTRPATGPSVRAGR
- a CDS encoding hydroxyacid dehydrogenase; amino-acid sequence: MPERPQALFALTARNVPHLFPPELLARLRAYVDIDPALVAHDFTDPRVRRVLARTEVLVTGWGCPRLDAAALEAAPRLRAVLHAAGSVKGFTTPEVWRRGIVVSSAAEANALPVAEYALAMILLAGKDVLARRDLLRTRRTFRDGDGDGDIDPGTGNHGIGNHGRRVGVIGASRVGRRLIHLLRPFDVRVSLTDPYVDPTEAARLGVPLLPLDDLLRTSDIVTLHAPDTAEARHLLGARELALMPTGSVLVNTARGALVDHDALTGELRAGRLSAVLDVTDPEPLPPDSPLFDLPNAVITPHVAGSQGNELARLGLTVVQEAERLVSGSALAHAVDPAVLEHSA